In a single window of the Papaver somniferum cultivar HN1 chromosome 8, ASM357369v1, whole genome shotgun sequence genome:
- the LOC113304977 gene encoding uncharacterized protein LOC113304977, whose amino-acid sequence MVSDKKFLHPAFAVSNIKVLIPINLDIKQDEYSSWIFLFQLHLQAHILLFLIDDSTPPPDLDAATILQLDPLCRQWMFSTMAKDLMLTVLKTGKTAKELWNHLKRLFQDNKGSRAANLESKFVNLKFVDCNNVDDYCDKLHALSNRLSDLDFPMDEKRLVIQLVNGLPEEYNTVASFIQQSMPSFDTARSQLRTEEIRRENLYSSDSHTSLAAANSRRPPPPSSVSSRSSAPEHHRISMGPEYNRISLGREEPLLPTPSGP is encoded by the coding sequence ATGGTAAGCGATAAAAAATTCTTACATCCGGCTTTCGCCGTTTCTAACATCAAAGTTTTGATCCCTATTAATCTAGATATCAAACAGGACGAATATTCTTCATGGATTTTCCtgtttcaacttcatcttcaagcaCACATCCTACTTTTTCTTATTGATGATTCCACTCCACCACCAGACCTTGACGCTGCCACCATACTACAACTTGATCCCCTCTGTCGtcaatggatgttctccaccatggccaAAGATTTGATGCTTACCGTTCTCAAAACTGGAAAAACTGCTAAAGAGTTATGGAATCATCTTAAACGCCTCTTCCAAGACAACAAAGGAAGCCGTGCCGCCAATCTCGAAAGTAAGTTCGTAAATCTAAAGTTTGTTGATTGTAACAATGTTGATGATTATTGTGATAAACTACATGCACTTTCAAATCGGTTAAGTGACCTCGATTTTCCAATGGATGAAAAACGATTGGTTATTCAACTTGTTAATGGActtccggaggaatacaacacTGTTGCCTCCTTCATTCAACAATCGATGCCCTCTTTTGACACTGCTCGATCTCAACTACGTACTGAGGAGATCCGACGTGAAAATCTATACAGTTCCGACTCCCACACTTCCCTTGCAGCCGCCAACAGCCGCCGTCCTCCGCCTCCTTCATCTGTTTCTTCACGATCGTCAGCTCCTGAACATCACAGAATTTCGATGGGTCCTGAATACAACAGAATTTCGCTGGGCCGGGAAGAGCCTCTCCTTCCAACTCCATCAGGCCCATGA